One part of the Pecten maximus chromosome 9, xPecMax1.1, whole genome shotgun sequence genome encodes these proteins:
- the LOC117335231 gene encoding mannosyl phosphorylinositol ceramide synthase CSH1-like yields the protein MLQITDVSSSSSTELQEGPMRKMKGFISAFGSPGTLKTLAVGNFLLFLLHWIIKFEQVRLHGNFQDLDIPVENGFVPLGLKNYESFPNSGSYRIPKIIHQTWKNTEIPSKFINWIKTWKANHPDWEYFLWTDESAHALIKDKYPFLLSTFDNYSEGIRKADALRYIILYEFGGVYADMDLESLKPIDPMARKYSCFISQEPYEHPILDANFEHLVINALIGCQARHPFMKKLMDNLPAFRHMWNVLDSTGPHFVTLIYNDYQQNNISPSEDQGVYLSPPEYFFPTIDPAKHFWFRMQCGKFHKLSDLQKKACKTLKIKGVNRKPTSVAFTDHHWIHTYIDFRVSLKGPVNIFQIVPDAKIYGNAR from the exons ATGCTACAAATTACTGATGTTTCATCGTCTTCATCCACTGA GTTACAAGAAGGACCGATGAGGAAGATGAAGGGTTTTATTTCGGCCTTTGGTAGCCCTGGAACACTTAAAACTCTTGCTGTTGGaaatttcctgctttttctaCTTCACTGGATCATCAAATTCGAACAAGTGCGCCTTCATGGGAATTTTCAGGACCTAGACATCCCTGTTGAAAATGGGTTTGTTCCATTAGGACTGAAGAATTATGAATCATTTCCAAATTCTGGATCCTATAGAATCCCAAAGATTATACATCAGACATGGAAAAACACAGAAATTCCAAGTAAATTCATAAACTGGATTAAAACTTGGAAAGCAAATCACCCAGACTGGGAATATTTTCTTTGGACAGATGAAAGTGCACATGCACTTATCAAAGATAAATACCCATTCCTGTTGTCAACGTTTGATAATTATTCAGAAGGTATTCGTAAAGCTGACGCCCTGCGCTACATCATTCTGTATGAATTCGGAGGTGTTTATGCTGATATGGACCTGGAAAGTTTAAAACCTATAGATCCTATGGCAAGGAAATACTCTTGTTTCATAAGTCAGGAACCATACGAACATCCGATCCTTGACGCAAATTTTGAACACTTAGTAATCAATGCTCTCATAGGTTGTCAAGCGAGGCATCCATTCATGAAGAAACTAATGGACAATTTACCTGCGTTCCGTCACATGTGGAATGTTCTTGATAGCACAGGGCCCCATTTTGTGACACTTATTTATAATGATTATCAGCAAAACAACATTTCTCCCTCTGAAGATCAGGGTGTATATCTGTCTCCTCCCGAGTACTTCTTCCCAACCATAGATCCAGCAAAACATTTCTGGTTCCGCATGCAATGTGGGAAATTCCACAAATTAAGTGATTTGCAGAAAAAAGCTTGCAAAACTCTTAAAATAAAAGGTGTGAATCGAAAGCCAACATCTGTGGCTTTCACTGATCATCACtggatacatacatacatagactTCAGGGTTTCTCTCAAGGGCCCAGTCAATATTTTCCAAATTGTACCAGATGCTAAGATATATGGCAATGCTAGATAG